Proteins co-encoded in one Xiphophorus couchianus chromosome 16, X_couchianus-1.0, whole genome shotgun sequence genomic window:
- the cacng5b gene encoding voltage-dependent calcium channel gamma-5 subunit, with translation MSNRNQTAEQDQVALLSLSLSLSIFLFLSAFLPLSLSLPHPFYCSIDTLLHLLRQLTVLQRILFITGEFTSLFFHQDFLFLTVNCKILWLTLYKQRIVPGPSFFILFYFIYYNNNHLLETMSAWSRKALTLLSSVFAISGLGLLGVAVSTDYWLYLEEGVIMPLNQTADIKTSLHSGLWRVCFLAGEESGRCSTIEYMMPTSLQLTSESTGNVLKMIRSSTPFPLVSLFFMFIGFVLNNIGHVRPHCTILAFVSGIFFILSGLALVVGLVLYISSINDEMLNRTKSSEVYFSYKYGWSFAFAALSFLLTESAGVMSVYLFMNRYTAEEIYQARRPNFHRPRLSNCSDHSGQFLHPESWSRGRSPSDISSEASLQMSASYPALLKCPDYDQVSSSPC, from the exons ATGAGCAACAGAAATCAGACAGCAGAGCAGGACCAAGTagctctcctctctctctctctctctctctccatctttctctttctctctgcttttctccctctctctctgtctctccctcacCCGTTTTACTGTAGCATCGACACACTGCTTCATCTTCTCCGTCAACTCACTGTTCTCCAGAGGATTTTATTCATCACTGGTGAATTTACCTCATTATTCTTCCATcaggactttttatttttaaccgtGAACTGCAAGATTTTGTGGTTAACACTTTACAAACAG CGTATTGTTCCAGGAcccagtttttttattttattttattttatttattataacaaCAACCATCTTTTGGAAACCATGAGTGCGTGGAGCAGGAAGGCTCTGACTTTACTCAGCAGTGTCTTTGCAATCAGTGGCCTGGGGCTGCTGGGAGTGGCGGTGAGCACAGATTACTGGCTCTACCTGGAGGAGGGAGTCATCATGCCTCTGAACCAGACGGCTGACATCAAGACGTCACTGCACTCAGGTCTCTGGAGGGTCTGCTTTCTGGCTG gtGAGGAATCCGGCCGCTGCTCCACCATCGAGTACATGATGCCAACGAGTCTCCAGCTGACGTCAGAGTCCACAGGAAATGTACTCa AGATGATCCGCTCATCGACCCCATTCCCTCTGGTCAGCCTCTTCTTCATGTTCATCGGTTTTGTCCTCAACAACATCGGACACGTCCGTCCTCACTGCACCATCCTGGCGTTTGTTTCAGGAATCTTCTTTATCCTTTCTG GGCTGGCTCTAGTGGTGGGTCTGGTATTGTACATCTCCAGCATAAATGATGAGATGCTGAACAGAACAAAGAGCAGTGAGGTCTACTTCTCCTACAAATATGGCTGGTCTTTTGCCTTCGCTGCCCTCTCCTTCCTGCTCACTGAG AGTGCGGGAGTCATGTCTGTCTACCTGTTCATGAACCGCTACACAGCAGAGGAGATCTACCAGGCTCGCCGCCCCAATTTCCACCGGCCTCGGCTCAGCAACTGCTCTGACCACTCCGGTCAGTTCCTCCACCCAGAGTCCTGGTCGCGTGGACGAAGCCCCTCTGACATTTCAAGTGAAGCGTCACTGCAGATGAGCGCCAGCTACCCCGCTCTCCTCAAATGTCCCGACTATGACCAGGTGTCATCTTCACCTTGCTGA